In Campylobacter vulpis, a genomic segment contains:
- a CDS encoding ABC transporter substrate-binding protein, whose product MRKIFKVALFIMLISSFSFSKEVILKDVLDREVKLNLPVKRIALGFYYTDFLAVGGVKALDKVVGFSKAVWTDWTPASWELYSKTLPKLNSIADFGEVEVGTFSVEKVLSLKPDLLILAAWQYQVLEFDLEPIIEANIPIIVLDYNKEKVELHAKSTELLGVITGEEKRAKELVDFYKNTANEVASRIEKAQLPKPKIYIEFGNKGPNETGFTYGKDMWGALIDLAGGENIAAPFVKQWAPINPEQVLISKPDVIMIAGRETELKKNQEAMVMGFNIDEKEALKRLEAYKNRPGWSALPAIKDNRLYGLYMGASRTLADAAMIQYIAKALYPSLFEDIDPIQTYINFHKNYLPVIPEGTFGIQAK is encoded by the coding sequence ATGCGAAAAATTTTTAAAGTTGCATTGTTTATAATGCTAATTTCTTCTTTTAGTTTTTCTAAAGAAGTGATTCTTAAAGATGTTTTAGATAGGGAAGTGAAGCTCAATCTGCCTGTCAAACGCATAGCTTTGGGTTTTTATTATACGGATTTTTTAGCTGTTGGCGGAGTGAAAGCCCTGGATAAGGTTGTGGGATTTTCTAAAGCAGTTTGGACGGATTGGACTCCTGCAAGTTGGGAGCTTTATAGTAAAACTTTACCGAAATTAAATTCCATTGCAGATTTTGGTGAGGTTGAAGTAGGAACCTTTTCCGTAGAAAAAGTGCTTTCCTTAAAGCCTGATTTACTTATCTTAGCGGCGTGGCAATATCAAGTTTTAGAATTTGATTTAGAGCCTATTATAGAGGCAAATATCCCCATCATCGTGCTAGATTATAATAAGGAAAAAGTCGAACTTCACGCCAAAAGCACGGAACTTTTAGGGGTAATTACAGGAGAAGAAAAAAGAGCTAAAGAGCTTGTTGATTTTTACAAAAATACCGCAAATGAAGTTGCTAGCAGAATAGAAAAGGCACAACTTCCTAAGCCCAAAATTTACATAGAATTTGGCAATAAAGGTCCTAATGAAACAGGCTTTACCTATGGAAAGGATATGTGGGGAGCTTTGATTGACTTAGCAGGAGGTGAAAATATCGCCGCTCCTTTTGTTAAACAATGGGCGCCTATTAATCCTGAGCAAGTTCTCATCTCAAAACCCGATGTCATTATGATAGCAGGACGCGAAACGGAACTTAAGAAAAATCAAGAAGCGATGGTTATGGGCTTTAATATCGATGAAAAAGAAGCGTTAAAAAGACTAGAGGCGTATAAAAATAGACCGGGTTGGAGTGCATTACCCGCCATAAAGGATAATAGACTTTATGGGCTTTATATGGGTGCTTCAAGGACCTTAGCTGATGCTGCAATGATACAATACATCGCTAAAGCTTTGTATCCAAGCTTGTTTGAGGACATTGACCCAATTCAAACCTATATCAATTTTCACAAAAACTATCTCCCCGTTATACCTGAAGGGACTTTTGGGATACAAGCAAAATGA
- a CDS encoding bacteriocin → MNKLIMFKRLLNIIALSALLANFAFANDLLAKLSNDAVSDNSVGVKILSLDEMKEVRGGYVVSLQIGSGWGNANEMYAVALYSGEEFSKGLCPLGQTTCNNHNKTMLTAFNQVVNQKYGEYGLFPVYTIKRQVKVSNLGKPYVFFTYGTGALDANMMLYKFDAVTSGSHLNYNALIKDIAKNYKAYMENQLGGWSVR, encoded by the coding sequence ATGAATAAATTAATAATGTTTAAAAGATTATTAAATATCATAGCTTTAAGTGCTTTATTAGCAAATTTTGCTTTTGCAAATGATCTTCTTGCTAAGCTAAGTAATGATGCGGTGAGTGATAACAGCGTAGGAGTAAAAATTCTTAGCCTTGATGAGATGAAAGAGGTTAGGGGTGGGTATGTGGTTTCATTACAAATTGGAAGTGGCTGGGGCAATGCTAATGAAATGTATGCGGTGGCTTTATACAGCGGAGAAGAATTTTCAAAAGGTCTATGTCCTTTAGGACAAACAACCTGTAATAATCACAATAAAACAATGCTTACAGCTTTCAATCAAGTGGTTAATCAAAAATACGGTGAATATGGGCTATTTCCCGTTTATACCATTAAAAGACAGGTAAAAGTTTCAAATTTAGGAAAACCTTATGTATTTTTTACTTACGGAACGGGTGCTTTAGACGCAAATATGATGCTTTACAAATTTGATGCCGTAACTTCTGGCTCCCATTTAAATTATAATGCCCTCATCAAGGATATTGCAAAAAATTATAAAGCATATATGGAAAATCAACTTGGTGGCTGGAGTGTAAGGTAA
- a CDS encoding ATP-grasp domain-containing protein, whose amino-acid sequence MLLIATCKAYKEGNKALKNLQKSLENLHFECELKAWQEIDVKNLASNTLILPLAVWDYSLEYANFLHFLNALEKAKISILNPSEILKANADKSYLKSLEKANLPIIPSVIFKQDEDFNLSQIPFEKAVIKPLVGQSGNGVRFLEQKTPTKAEFPHGALIQPFIESVEELGEFCLIFFGGKFAYAIHRQTQKDWRANSNYGVKISPLKNPHKAYINLALKALKALNSSNLLYARVDLLPQKNGDAFINEVELIEPSLYFDFCENSLDEFIKNLLPFYQKANC is encoded by the coding sequence ATGCTCCTCATCGCCACCTGCAAGGCTTATAAAGAGGGTAATAAAGCCTTAAAAAATTTGCAAAAAAGCTTAGAAAATTTGCATTTTGAGTGTGAATTAAAAGCTTGGCAAGAAATTGATGTAAAAAATTTAGCCTCAAATACCCTCATCTTACCCCTTGCCGTGTGGGATTATAGCTTAGAATATGCGAATTTTTTACATTTTTTAAACGCACTTGAAAAGGCGAAAATTAGCATTTTAAATCCTAGTGAAATTTTAAAAGCAAACGCTGATAAAAGCTATCTTAAAAGCTTAGAAAAAGCAAATTTACCCATTATCCCTAGCGTGATTTTTAAGCAAGATGAGGATTTTAATCTTAGTCAAATTCCTTTTGAAAAAGCCGTAATTAAACCCTTAGTCGGGCAAAGTGGAAATGGAGTGCGTTTTTTAGAGCAAAAAACACCCACTAAAGCAGAATTTCCCCACGGCGCACTTATTCAACCCTTTATCGAAAGTGTGGAGGAGCTGGGGGAGTTTTGCCTTATCTTTTTTGGGGGGAAATTTGCTTATGCTATCCATAGACAAACACAAAAGGACTGGAGAGCAAATTCAAATTATGGTGTTAAAATATCTCCGCTTAAAAATCCTCACAAAGCCTACATTAACTTAGCTTTAAAAGCTTTAAAAGCCCTTAATAGCTCAAATTTACTCTACGCTAGAGTGGATTTACTTCCACAAAAAAACGGCGATGCTTTCATCAATGAAGTTGAGCTTATAGAGCCTAGCTTGTATTTTGATTTTTGCGAAAATTCCCTTGATGAATTTATAAAAAATTTACTTCCTTTTTATCAAAAAGCTAATTGTTAG
- a CDS encoding ABC transporter ATP-binding protein: MLKLENFSVHRKDLCVVNQINLNLARGKIYAILGANGAGKSSLLGAIFGDFKSGGKIKFEDKELNKKLIGYMPQDNYIEASLTALEVVLLGLGNQLGMYLSDMQIKKAAKIMEELGILHLAQRDINTLSGGQRQMVNFASVLLKEPQILLLDEPVSALDLHHQCVLLENVKKHTKEQNLLTLVILHDLSLASQFADELIILHEAKIKAKDKPENVLNKDLLKEVYRIDADIFYCERGLPCVLAKAAAKELKGKYNEICS, encoded by the coding sequence ATGCTAAAGCTTGAAAATTTCAGTGTGCATCGCAAAGATTTATGCGTTGTAAATCAAATCAATCTAAATCTTGCAAGAGGTAAAATTTACGCTATCTTAGGCGCAAATGGAGCGGGAAAATCTTCGCTTTTAGGAGCTATTTTTGGAGACTTTAAAAGCGGAGGAAAAATCAAATTTGAAGATAAGGAGCTAAATAAAAAACTCATAGGCTATATGCCGCAGGATAATTATATTGAGGCGAGTTTAACCGCTCTTGAAGTTGTTTTGCTTGGACTTGGAAATCAATTAGGAATGTATTTAAGCGATATGCAAATCAAAAAAGCCGCAAAAATTATGGAAGAACTTGGCATTTTGCACCTAGCACAAAGGGACATCAACACACTTTCAGGCGGTCAAAGACAAATGGTAAATTTTGCCTCTGTGCTTTTGAAAGAGCCGCAAATTTTACTCCTTGATGAGCCTGTTTCGGCTTTAGACTTGCATCATCAGTGCGTTTTGTTAGAAAATGTCAAAAAGCACACAAAAGAGCAAAATTTACTTACCCTTGTGATTTTGCACGATTTATCCCTTGCGTCGCAGTTTGCTGATGAGCTTATTATCTTACACGAAGCTAAAATTAAGGCTAAGGATAAGCCCGAAAATGTGCTAAATAAGGACTTGCTAAAAGAGGTGTATCGCATTGATGCAGATATTTTTTATTGTGAGCGAGGTTTGCCTTGTGTTTTGGCTAAGGCAGCCGCTAAAGAATTGAAAGGAAAATATAATGAAATTTGTAGTTAA
- a CDS encoding bifunctional thiol oxidoreductase — protein sequence MKKIIILASACLSLFAASDKEILDFYSSSVKAQFPDAKLSIVKREKVADTGFESIVLSIEVQGAKQEEVLFTKDNLIVPDIIDLKAKSSYRQEFEIKKFEQARENFAKNAKKEVQKEKMIISLGDKTKPSIYVFSDPECPYCIEQLKSIEEELKTKQINLILAPVAHGKSAFEKSALIYKESKNAKTDAEKIAILRKYFNPELKSYPKISEAETKAVFELYRKYRSLGLVATPTIIE from the coding sequence ATGAAAAAAATTATAATATTAGCAAGTGCTTGTTTAAGCCTTTTTGCCGCGAGTGATAAAGAAATTTTAGACTTTTACTCTAGCAGTGTTAAAGCGCAATTTCCAGACGCAAAACTAAGCATAGTCAAAAGAGAGAAAGTTGCCGACACAGGCTTTGAAAGCATAGTGTTAAGCATAGAGGTGCAAGGTGCAAAGCAAGAAGAAGTGCTTTTCACAAAGGACAATTTAATCGTCCCTGACATCATCGACCTTAAGGCTAAAAGCTCTTACCGCCAAGAATTTGAAATCAAAAAATTCGAACAAGCGCGTGAAAATTTTGCCAAAAATGCCAAGAAAGAAGTGCAAAAAGAAAAAATGATTATCTCTTTAGGGGATAAAACCAAGCCTAGCATTTATGTTTTTTCTGACCCTGAATGTCCTTACTGCATAGAGCAGCTTAAAAGTATAGAAGAAGAGCTTAAAACCAAGCAAATCAACCTTATCCTAGCCCCTGTCGCACACGGAAAAAGTGCTTTTGAAAAGTCCGCCCTCATCTATAAAGAAAGCAAAAATGCCAAAACAGATGCGGAGAAAATTGCCATTTTAAGAAAGTATTTTAACCCAGAGCTTAAAAGCTACCCTAAAATAAGCGAAGCTGAAACAAAAGCCGTTTTTGAGCTTTATAGAAAATACCGCTCCTTAGGACTTGTCGCTACACCGACCATTATAGAATGA
- a CDS encoding Cj0814 family flagellar-dependent secreted protein, translated as MINSISPYPNNHANAFNNTSNAKLSSTTSSLISDKTQAVDKILGYGVDKEGFFTSDFNEAAGLPKDYKIYAKDMESFVRWETGDGYFYATHTSIDIAKTIGNAYKVFSQLIPQTSNSTFSQEELANIPYAFILDKNLNITQTFTKDEYEKITFAQDRINLTFNTFSNYGFDKIDINNIFSNNNGDVVLNKNAYIENGNANKGGVLMALLNSQLYGATMYFLEGDTKLFGKILNDKNISDLERKDFQNFMNINKTQSAFLASSNPNDWNPFEERLSMKLFIQRANITGNAELSKLATSLDEEYQMMINSNISLNEFKNTYLDFKKRHDEFVNLLKAEEKMRGINNIDLTKMIKSDQTKKTKNPRTPIQSESQNKETYKDDNAKNELLKKLLENKFGKSEELELLFGIKFSDDKTGEFSKILSKNTLKSVDIKA; from the coding sequence ATGATTAATAGTATAAGCCCTTATCCAAATAATCACGCAAATGCTTTTAATAACACATCAAACGCAAAATTATCAAGCACCACATCAAGTTTGATTAGCGATAAAACTCAAGCGGTAGATAAAATTTTAGGCTATGGCGTGGATAAAGAGGGCTTTTTTACAAGTGATTTTAATGAAGCAGCAGGATTGCCAAAGGATTATAAGATTTATGCTAAAGATATGGAAAGCTTTGTAAGATGGGAGACTGGAGATGGATATTTTTATGCAACTCACACTTCCATAGATATTGCCAAAACCATAGGTAATGCTTATAAAGTATTCTCACAACTTATACCGCAAACTTCAAATTCCACCTTTTCTCAAGAAGAATTAGCAAACATACCTTATGCTTTTATCTTAGATAAAAATCTCAACATCACTCAAACTTTCACTAAAGATGAATATGAAAAAATAACTTTCGCACAAGATAGAATTAATTTGACTTTTAACACTTTTTCTAATTATGGATTTGACAAAATTGACATTAATAATATTTTTAGCAACAATAATGGCGATGTTGTTTTAAATAAAAATGCCTATATTGAAAATGGTAATGCAAATAAGGGCGGAGTTTTAATGGCTCTTTTGAATTCTCAGCTCTATGGTGCGACAATGTATTTTTTAGAAGGCGATACAAAATTATTTGGAAAAATATTAAACGATAAAAATATCAGCGATTTAGAGCGTAAAGATTTTCAAAATTTTATGAATATTAATAAAACACAAAGTGCTTTTTTAGCCTCAAGTAATCCTAATGACTGGAACCCTTTTGAAGAGCGGTTGTCGATGAAGCTTTTTATTCAGCGTGCTAATATTACAGGAAATGCTGAATTATCCAAACTTGCAACAAGCTTAGATGAAGAATATCAAATGATGATTAACTCTAATATAAGCTTAAATGAATTTAAAAACACATATTTAGATTTTAAAAAAAGACACGATGAATTTGTAAATCTCTTAAAAGCAGAAGAGAAAATGCGAGGAATTAATAATATTGATTTAACAAAAATGATTAAAAGCGATCAAACAAAAAAAACAAAAAATCCCCGCACCCCCATACAAAGCGAAAGTCAAAACAAAGAAACCTATAAAGATGACAATGCTAAAAACGAGCTTTTAAAAAAATTATTAGAAAATAAATTTGGTAAAAGTGAAGAATTAGAACTTCTTTTTGGGATTAAATTTAGTGATGATAAAACAGGAGAATTTAGCAAAATTCTTTCTAAAAACACTCTAAAAAGTGTGGATATAAAGGCGTGA
- a CDS encoding pseudoazurin: MKFVVKIVLLGLFMMSLEAKNYEVKMLDLDSENQTMIFEPAVLHIEVGDSVTFIPTHKSHWAKSIIVPEGASKFESKLDEKATFTFEKEGVYLYECPPHRMMNMVGLIQVGKAQNLDKIKNAVPKLEKRVVTNQGRLEAYVKELK, translated from the coding sequence ATGAAATTTGTAGTTAAAATAGTGCTTTTAGGGCTTTTTATGATGAGTTTAGAAGCGAAAAATTATGAAGTGAAAATGCTTGATCTTGATAGCGAAAATCAAACGATGATTTTTGAACCAGCCGTCTTACACATAGAAGTGGGCGATAGTGTAACTTTTATCCCAACCCACAAAAGCCACTGGGCTAAAAGTATCATCGTGCCTGAGGGCGCTAGCAAATTTGAAAGCAAGCTTGATGAAAAAGCAACTTTTACATTTGAAAAAGAGGGCGTTTATCTTTATGAGTGTCCGCCACATAGAATGATGAATATGGTAGGACTCATACAAGTAGGAAAGGCACAGAATTTAGACAAAATCAAAAACGCCGTTCCTAAACTTGAAAAAAGAGTGGTAACTAATCAAGGACGCCTTGAAGCTTATGTCAAAGAGCTAAAATAA
- a CDS encoding flagellin, protein MGFRINTNVAALNAKANSDLNSKSLDASLARLSSGLRINSAADDASGMAIADSLRSQASTLGQAINNGNDALGILQTADKAMDEQLKILDTIKTKATQAAQDGQSLKTRTMLQADINRLMEELDNIANTTSFNGKQLLSGGFINQEFQIGSSSNQTIKATIGATQSSKIGLTRFETGAQVIKSGTAQMTIKNYNGIDDFKFQAVKISTSVGTGLGALAEEINRVADRTGVRASFNVQTVGGRTVMAGTTNDNFAINGVIIGKVAYENGDKNGSLIAAINAVKDTTGVQAALDEEGKLVLTSADGRGIKITGSIGAGAGIAINMMENYGRLSLVKNDGRDIAIEGTGFGFEHDKLVSQSSVSLRETKGQISKDLAEAMGFNSVERLGSIQVGVSSLTVLAGTGMSTITTLVNSGGSGFSIWVTSKISNVGLMVDIGPGLGQLSTISFSAMGVSGLSALAFSTVYTVAVNAISSVRGDLLIGSAQANGLSVVLSNLGVVRETTKAENIGQVQTAGVTTLKGAMAVMDVAESAIINLDQIRADIGSVQNQISATINNITVTQVNVKAAESNIRDVDFASESANYSKANILAQSGAYAMAQANASQQNVLRLLQ, encoded by the coding sequence ATGGGATTTCGTATTAACACAAATGTTGCGGCACTTAACGCTAAAGCTAACTCCGACCTTAATAGCAAAAGCTTAGATGCTTCTTTGGCAAGACTAAGTTCTGGTCTTAGGATTAACTCAGCAGCAGATGATGCTTCAGGGATGGCGATAGCGGATAGCTTACGCTCTCAAGCTTCTACTTTGGGACAAGCTATTAACAATGGTAACGATGCGCTTGGCATCTTGCAAACAGCAGACAAGGCTATGGACGAGCAGCTTAAAATCTTAGATACAATTAAGACTAAGGCAACTCAAGCAGCTCAAGATGGTCAAAGTCTTAAAACAAGAACAATGCTTCAAGCAGACATCAATAGACTTATGGAAGAGCTTGACAACATTGCTAATACAACTTCCTTTAACGGAAAGCAGCTATTAAGTGGTGGTTTTATCAATCAAGAGTTTCAAATAGGCTCTAGCTCAAACCAAACCATCAAAGCAACTATCGGTGCGACTCAAAGCTCTAAAATCGGTCTTACGAGATTTGAAACAGGTGCGCAAGTCATTAAAAGTGGCACGGCTCAAATGACCATTAAAAACTATAATGGTATTGACGATTTCAAATTTCAAGCGGTTAAAATCTCTACTTCCGTTGGAACTGGACTTGGTGCTTTAGCTGAAGAGATTAACAGAGTAGCTGATAGAACAGGTGTTCGTGCTAGCTTTAATGTCCAAACTGTAGGTGGTAGGACCGTTATGGCAGGCACAACAAATGACAATTTCGCAATTAATGGTGTAATTATCGGTAAAGTAGCATACGAAAATGGGGACAAAAACGGCTCCCTAATTGCCGCTATCAATGCTGTTAAAGATACTACAGGTGTTCAAGCAGCTTTAGATGAAGAAGGTAAGCTAGTGCTTACTTCAGCTGATGGTCGTGGGATTAAAATCACAGGTAGCATAGGTGCTGGTGCTGGTATAGCCATTAATATGATGGAAAACTATGGGCGTTTATCCTTAGTGAAAAATGATGGTAGAGATATAGCAATAGAGGGAACTGGCTTTGGCTTTGAACACGATAAGCTTGTCTCTCAATCTTCTGTTTCTTTAAGAGAGACTAAGGGGCAAATTTCTAAAGATTTGGCTGAAGCTATGGGCTTTAACTCTGTGGAAAGACTAGGAAGTATCCAAGTAGGCGTTAGTTCTCTTACGGTGCTTGCAGGAACAGGTATGAGTACTATAACAACTCTTGTCAATAGTGGTGGTAGTGGTTTTTCTATATGGGTAACTTCTAAAATTTCAAATGTTGGACTAATGGTTGATATAGGACCTGGACTTGGACAGCTCTCCACCATATCATTCTCTGCTATGGGTGTAAGCGGTCTTTCAGCTCTTGCTTTCTCAACTGTTTATACTGTGGCTGTAAATGCAATCTCGAGTGTTAGAGGCGATCTTTTAATTGGTTCGGCTCAAGCAAATGGTCTTAGTGTAGTTTTATCTAATCTTGGCGTTGTAAGAGAAACGACTAAGGCTGAAAATATCGGTCAAGTGCAAACCGCAGGTGTAACCACACTCAAAGGTGCTATGGCTGTAATGGATGTGGCTGAAAGTGCTATCATCAACCTAGACCAAATCCGTGCGGACATCGGTTCTGTGCAAAATCAAATCTCAGCAACCATCAACAACATTACCGTAACTCAGGTTAATGTCAAAGCTGCTGAATCAAATATCCGCGATGTGGATTTTGCAAGTGAAAGTGCAAACTACTCTAAAGCAAATATCCTAGCTCAAAGTGGAGCTTACGCGATGGCTCAAGCAAACGCTAGCCAGCAAAATGTTCTAAGACTACTTCAGTAA
- a CDS encoding FecCD family ABC transporter permease, whose protein sequence is MIEESLKAHRKRELKRLFIILIFMGVAFISLIFDIATGPSLLAPKEVLNALLSPFSSKEIDQTTLSIVYDLRLPMALMALVVGAALGIGGAEIQTLLNNPMASPYTLGLAAASGFGASLVIAFGSFGLPLITAVPVGAFLMTMLAASVLFGFASFKRFDSAMLVLVGISLLFLFQSFLSLVQYLSAPEISQQILFWLFGSLLKSNWTNLPIVSIVTLICVLFLLRDSWALTALKLGEARAKSMGINLNFLRFKTLVLVSIMTATAISFVGVIGFIGLVAPHIARMLVGEDQRFFLPSAMFVGAAFLSIASVLSKVIIPGALFPVGIITSLIGVPFFFWIIFSRKSYAKA, encoded by the coding sequence ATGATAGAAGAAAGCTTAAAAGCACATAGAAAAAGGGAGCTAAAACGCCTATTTATCATACTTATATTTATGGGCGTGGCTTTCATCTCTTTAATTTTTGACATCGCCACAGGTCCCTCACTACTCGCCCCTAAAGAAGTTTTAAACGCACTTTTATCGCCTTTTTCTTCAAAAGAAATCGACCAAACAACCTTAAGTATAGTCTATGATTTAAGACTTCCTATGGCTTTGATGGCTTTGGTTGTGGGAGCAGCTTTAGGTATAGGCGGAGCTGAAATTCAAACTTTACTCAATAATCCTATGGCAAGCCCCTACACTCTAGGACTTGCGGCGGCTAGTGGCTTTGGGGCGTCTTTGGTGATAGCCTTTGGGAGTTTTGGCTTGCCTCTTATCACAGCTGTTCCTGTGGGAGCGTTTTTAATGACGATGTTAGCTGCCTCTGTGCTTTTTGGTTTTGCAAGTTTTAAGAGATTTGACTCAGCTATGCTTGTTTTGGTAGGAATTTCTTTACTTTTTTTATTTCAATCTTTTCTCTCTTTGGTGCAGTATCTTTCTGCTCCTGAAATTTCACAACAAATTCTTTTTTGGCTTTTTGGCTCTTTGCTAAAGTCAAATTGGACAAATTTGCCCATCGTTAGCATAGTAACTCTCATTTGCGTTTTGTTTTTGCTACGTGATTCTTGGGCTTTAACCGCACTTAAATTAGGCGAGGCAAGGGCTAAGAGTATGGGGATTAACCTCAACTTCCTACGCTTTAAAACCCTTGTTTTAGTGTCCATTATGACCGCTACGGCGATAAGCTTTGTTGGTGTTATAGGTTTTATCGGGCTTGTCGCACCGCATATTGCTAGAATGTTGGTTGGAGAGGATCAGAGATTTTTCCTACCGAGTGCTATGTTTGTGGGAGCGGCGTTTTTATCCATCGCTTCGGTTTTATCTAAGGTCATTATCCCAGGGGCTTTATTTCCTGTTGGCATCATCACTTCTTTAATTGGTGTGCCTTTCTTTTTTTGGATTATTTTCTCAAGGAAAAGCTATGCTAAAGCTTGA
- a CDS encoding cupredoxin domain-containing protein: MKAFFSLFIALFLVSCASQGLMQTALTTNNEGIFIKAKEGESFKIIFHNASSTQSELSVKLSRSLQNLGLKEVKENPTYEILLNYIDFKKRSYAQRVSTSADFFFNLDPLESKGEWLVENFYTLQVNLQIQSQNTTQKTSLLARTAYLSDKIRSQLSLEDKIIKQIVGFFYFD, encoded by the coding sequence ATGAAAGCTTTTTTTAGCCTTTTTATAGCCTTGTTTTTGGTCTCTTGTGCCTCACAAGGCTTAATGCAAACTGCCCTTACAACAAATAATGAGGGCATTTTCATCAAAGCAAAAGAGGGCGAAAGCTTTAAAATCATCTTTCATAACGCCTCCTCCACACAAAGCGAACTTAGCGTTAAACTCTCACGAAGTCTTCAAAATTTAGGCTTGAAAGAGGTAAAAGAAAATCCAACCTATGAAATTTTACTCAACTACATCGACTTTAAAAAACGCTCTTACGCTCAAAGGGTCAGCACTTCAGCGGACTTTTTCTTTAATCTTGACCCCCTTGAAAGCAAAGGAGAATGGCTAGTGGAAAATTTTTACACCCTGCAAGTTAATCTTCAAATTCAAAGCCAAAATACCACACAAAAAACAAGTCTCTTAGCAAGAACAGCTTATTTAAGCGATAAAATTCGCTCCCAGCTTTCCTTAGAAGACAAGATTATTAAGCAAATCGTAGGCTTTTTTTATTTTGACTAG